ATCGTCCGATAGCGATAGTCGAGCAACGTCGTCAGGTTGGAATCGCCCTGGACATAGGCCTGCCCACCGTTGCCGCCATCCCCGCCGTCGGGTCCGCCCTTCGGCACATATTTGAAGCGCTGAAACGACGCGGTACCGGACCCGCCGGTACCCGCCTCAACTTGGACTTCCACTCGATCGACAAAGCTCATCCGGTAACCCGCTCCCACAATCGTCGCGCCATCGTCATGGCTGTCGCACTCGCCTCACTCGCGGTCGCGTCCAACACCGCGCTGATCGCCGCCCGATCGGCCCCGGCATTTCGGGCCCCTCGCAAATGCGAGTGGAGTTGTCGCTCGGCCTCGAGCACGGTCACTTGAGCAATCACACAAAACTCCCGACGGATCAGATCGAGCCCGGGACGAGACAGCGTCCGGCCGTAGCCCTCCGACACCATCCAGCCGTCGAGGGCCGGGTGCAGACCAGCCACATTGGCCCGGAGCTTGGCGTAGTTCGCCCCATAGATGATCCGGCAGGTTGCTTCCCCGCGCACCCGCCAACCGGCCGCCTGGGACCCATCGGTGCCGTCCTCCAACTCCGCCGGCGGCTGCCCGGTGGCCGACCGCCATTCGACCGCGGCCGATAGCGCCCGAGGGTACCCGACCATCAGCACTGACTGCAGCAGGAGTTCGTCGCCCCAGACCACCGGCACCCCGGCCCGACAAGCCGCCACCGCCGCCTCGGCAACCCGAGCCCCCCGCCCGCCGGCAATGGCGGCCGCGAACCGCACCAACGCCTCGGTCGGCTGGTCGAGCGCCATCACAATAACCAGTCCGGCCGGAAGCGGCGTACCATTCTTCAGCGATCAGGCGCGAAAAAATCGAGATGGCCGGCCGCCCGAATCTGGCCCACCAACGCCCCTCGGGTGGTTCGAACGGCCGCCTCGCGGTGCTCGGTCAAACTGTCCAGCCGGTCCACCGCGTCACCGGCCGGGCCCCGTTCGAAGACCTGGTGGAGCACCGCCAGGAGGGCCATCCCGACGGAACTCATGTCACCATCTTCAACCTTGATCGCGATGCCGACGCCCCGCGCCGGAATCGCCGCGCAATACACCCCCTCGGCCCCGATCTTGGCAAAGATTTCCCCGGGAAACACCGTCATCAGATCGGTGCAGAGCCGCTTCGTTCCGGCAATCAAGTGCGGATGTTTGGTGACCGCCTGCCAGAGCGCCCGAACTTCCGGGCGGGCCGACACCCCAAACCGGGCGTAGGCCTGCGCCATCCGGCGGAGTGGAAGCCCAAAGCACACCGTAGCGCATCCATCGACCGCCAGCACCAGCTCATTCCGCGGGATCCCGGTCCACTGCTCGATTTCGTCCTGGATCCGGTCCTGCACCGGGTGCCCCTGCCGCTCGTAGCCCGCGAGATCCCATCCATGGTGCTTGGCCAGCGCGAGGAGCCCCGTGTGCTTGCCCGAACAGTTACTCCACCGGGCCGTCATCCGGGTTCCCGATCGGATCACGTCCCGGGCCACCTCGGGCGAGAGCGGCGGGTGCGGCCCGCAGGCCAGGAGCGACTCGTCGATGCCGGTCTTGGCCATGAACCGGTCCACCGCCTCGAGGTGGACGGGTTCGCTCGAGTGCGAGGCGCAGGCGATGGCCAACTCTTCGTCGGTCAGCCCAAACCGTTCCTGGGCACCGTCCAGAATCAACGGCAGGACCTGGAACGGCTTGGCCGCCGAACGCCAAAAGGTCACCAAGTCGGGGTCGCCGGTGGCCGCCAGGAGCCGGCCATCGCTGTCGGCCACCACGGCCGTCACCCGATGGACCGACTCCACCAGCGGCCCCCGCGTCACTTCAATGCGAAATGGGTGCATGCCGGGGGAAACATAGCCGGTTGGCCCATTACATTCCGGCCGTGCGCCTTCTCTTCGTCGGACTCGTCCTGGCCCTCCCGCTGGCGGCGCAATCGTCGCCCTATATCCCGCTCGACCATCCGGTCCTGCCGGCGGCCGAGTACCTGATCACCCGGGGCGACATCGCGGACCCGTCGCCAATGATTCGGCCCTTCCGGCGGTCCGATTTGCTCCGGGTCATCGGTCACGCCGGACTCGACTCGGCCACGGCCTCGGGCCGGCTGGCGGTAAGGCTCGTCGAAGCATTTGCCGATCCCAAAGAAGCGCACTGGATTCGAGTAGCGCCCCGGCTTGGCGTCGACGGTTTTTCGAGGGCCCGGCGCGATCTCTTCCATCCCGCGGGGGCCGGGGGGGTCCGGCCGTCTCTCGAGTCGAACTTGAACTCCAGTCGGGCCCCCTGGTCATGATGAGCCGGGCGGCGGCCGAGAACCGGCCCAAGCTCGACCCCGCCTGGGCGGGGGCCGCCACCCAGCGAACCGAGTCACAAGCCTACCGTTTCATTGACGCGTATCTCGCGGGGCAATGGAAACACGCCCGGCTCTTCTTTGGGCAAATGGAACGAAATTCAGGGCCGGTTGGATCGACTGGGCTCTCGATCGCGAACCAAGGGTACCCCCGCACCGACTTGGCTTTCGAGGTGGTCTTTCGGGACCTCCAGTTCACGGCGCTCGGCACCCAGTTCACCGCGATGCGGTCGAACGACGGGACGATCCATCAGCGGTACTTCATGGCGCACCGGCTCAACACCCGGCTCTCCAGCCGGCTCAGCCTGGCCCTGTGGGAAACGGCGGTGTTGTCCGGAACCAACCGGTCTTTCGAACCAGGCTTTGCCAATCCCCTGATCCTGTTTTCCTTCCTGATCCAACAGGGAATGAAGGACGACCGCAATACCATTCTCGGCGGCGACCTGTCGTGGCGGCCCGCCCACCGCGTCCTGTTCCAGGGCCAAGCGATGATCGACGATCGGTGGCGACGAAAACCCGATCCGACCGGCACCGGTGAACCGGCCCACCCCGGCCGGTGGGCCGCCACCATGGTCGGTTCAGACGCGCTCGGCAGCCGGCTCAGTTGGCGAGCCCACCTGGCGATTGTGAGCACACTGGCCTATCGCACCCTCGACAACGATCAGAATTTCGTGGACAAGGGTCTCGGCATCGGCCCGCAGTTTCCCGACCACCTGAGTCTTGGGGTGAGCGTCGGCGTCCCGGTCGGCAAGTCGTGGCTGGTCGCTCCGGATTTGACGCTGTTCCAACAGGGCGAGGGTCGATATGACCAGCCGTTTCCGTTAGGCGCCGCCCTGACCGCCACCCCCGAGCTCTTCCTCGGTGCGGTCGAATCGACCTGGCGCCTCGGCGCCCGCACCTCCGGCGGCCTGGGCCCGTTTCAGTTCCTCGGCGAAGGCGGCTGGCACCATACCACCACCCGGAACCGCTTCGTGGCCCGGATCCGGGCCACGGTCGGCTTCCAAGCCCAGAAAGCATTGCAATGACCGCCCAACCATTGGCGCCCCTCACGCGGGACCGGATCACCACGCTGCTCGACCGGATGCGCGGCCGCCGCGTGGTGGTCGTCGGCGACATCATGCTCGACCGCTACCTGATCGGCGACACCGACCGGCTCTCGCCCGAGGCCCCCGTGCCGGTCGTGACGGTTCGGAGCTCCCGGTCGGCGTTAGGCGGCGCCGCGAACGTCGCCGCCAACGTCGCCGCGGTCGGGGGTACGGCACTCTTGGCCGGCGCCATCGGCGACGACGAGCACGGAACCCTGATCCGGACCGAACTCGCCGCCAAGCACCTCGACGACCGGTACTTGGTGACCGTGGCCGACCGTCCGACGACGACCAAGACCCGGGTCATGGCCCGCGGCCAGCAAGTGGTCCGGATCGACGAGGAACGGGACACCCCCCTGGCGTCGAATGATCTAGCCAGGCTTTGGGCCGTCATCGACGCCACCATGGCCTCGGCCGATGCGCTGGTGCTCGAGGACTACAACAAGGGCGCCCTCGTCCCCGCCCTGATCCGCGACGCGATCGCCGCCGCCCGCCGCCGCGGAATGCCAGTGGTGGTCGATCCCAAGTTCCGGCACTTCTTCGAGTACGGCGGCGCCACCGTCTTCAAGCCGAACCGGCGCGAGCTCGAAGCCGCTTTGGGCGCCGGCGCCGACTTCACCCTCGACCCCCATTCGTTGGTGAGCGCCCGAGAGCGGCTCGGGGTCGACAACCTACTGGTAACGTTAGGCAGCGAGGGAATGGCACTGGTGACCCTCGACGGCACTCGAAGCCAAGTCCCGAGCCGGGCCCGCGAAGTCTTCGATGTCTCTGGGGCCGGCGATACGGTGACTGCCTGGGTGGCGACCGCCCTGGCGGCCGGCGCCTCGGTGCCGGAGGCGGCCTATCTCGGCAACTACGCCGCCGGGCTCGAGGTCGCGAAAGCCGGCGTGGCCACCGTCTCACCGGCCGAAGTGTTGGCCATGTTCGACGAGGAACACGACGCAATCGGCCGGTGGCGGCGGGGGGGAGCGATTTGACGGGATCCTACAGATGGGCGGTGAGGGGATCGAACCCCCGACCTCTGGTATGTGAGACCAGCGCTCTAACCAGCTGAGCTAACCGCCCGAAGTGGCCGATAGTCTAACGGCCCCCCTCACCCCCGAGCAAGCGCCCCTTGCCGCCCCACCGACCCCGCCGTATCGTTGCCGCTTCCCTACCACCACCGGAGTTCCCCAGATGTTCGACTCGCAAGGTTCGACCCATCGTCGCGGATTCCTCGGCCGCCTCACCGCGACGGCCGCTGCCCTTGGCCTCGGCGGACTCGTCCCCCGGAGCCTCAGCGCCGAGCCAACGCCAGGCTCCACCGGCGCCGATCCCGCCTACGAAGCCTGGCTCAGCAAGGTCACCGGCAAGCACAAGATGGTGTTCGACGCCCCCGAACCGAACGGCGGCATGCCGGTGATCTGGCCCCGGGTCTGGCTCGATACCACCAACGGGCACTACGGCACGACCGACCCCCAGAACACCGCCGTCGTCATCCTCCGCCACGGCGCTGTGGGTTTTGCTCTGAACGACTCCATGTGGGCGAAATACAAACTCGGCGAGGCCTTCAAGATCACCGACGGGGCCGCCCCCGCCACCCGAAACACCTGGCTCAAGCCCCTCCCCATCCCGATCCCCGGCACCGGCGTCGAAACCCTCCTGGCCAAGGGCGTCCTCTTCGGCGCCTGCAACGTGGCCCTCACGTTCAACTCCGGTGCCGTCGCCCAAGCCATGAAGTTGGATGCGGCCGCCGTCAAAGCCGACTGGATCGCCAACCTGATCCCCGGAGTCCAAGTCGTCCCCTCCGGCGTCCTCGCCGTCAGCGGCACCCAACAAAAAGGCTGCGCCTACTGCTTCGCCGGCTAAAACCCCCACCCCCGCCCGGCACCCGCCCCCCCCAAGCCGAGTACCGAGTACCGAGTGCCGAGCGCCAAGCGCCGAGTGCCGAGTATGGGCCCTCTGGGATTCGAACCCAGGACCTACGGATTATGAGTCCGCTGCTCTAACCGCCTGAGCTAAGGGCCCGACCCGAGCAAATATAGGGTGTCGGCTTTCAACTTGGCCCCCGCCCCCCCATTTTTCGCCCGTGCGGGTATTCGTCCTCTCCGATCAATCCGATGACGCCGGCCGCCGGGAACGGCTCCGGGCCATCGTTGCCCAAGGCTCCGACGTGGTGCTCGCCACGCCAGGCGGCACGGCCGGCACCGATGGCGCCATCCGGTTGGCGCCGGTCGCCGTCCGGGGCGACCCGTCCGATCCCGCCGGCCAGAATTGGCACGCCGCCACCATTCGGCGATTGCTGGCCGATGTCCGCCCCGACTTGGTGCACATCGAGGCCGAGCCGGAGTCGGATCTGGCGGGCACAGCGTCCTCGCTCGCCACCAAGCTCGGAATTCCCTACGTCCTGTTCTCGTGGCAGTCCGTCCCGAAATCGCTCGGATTCCTGACTCGTCGCCGGGCCGTCCGGGTGCTCCAGGGCGCGGCCGGGGTAATCGGCGGCAACCGCCTGGCCATGAACCTGCTCCGCGCGCTGGCTCCCCAGGCGGTGGCGACGTCACTCCTGCCGGCGGGCGTGACCGTCGGTAATCCGGTCGAACGGCCGGTTCGCGACGAGTTGGTGGTGGGGTTCGCCGGGCGCCTGGTGCCCGAACGCGGGCTGGCGTTCTTGATCGAGGCCCTCCGGCACACTTTCGGCAAATGGCGCCTCGTGGTGGCCGGGACCGGCCCCGAACAGGAAGCGATCGAGGCCTCGGCGCAGCGGTTGGGCTTGGCGTCGCGGTTGAGTTGGTTAGGCGGTCTCCGCGAGGAGAGCCTGGCGACGCTCTGGTCGGAAATCGACTGCCTGGCGGTGCTCTCGCGCGATACCCCGACCTGGGTCGATCATCATTCGCCGATCTTGCTGGAAGCGATGGGCCGGGGCATTACTCCGATCGTCACCAGTACCGGCGCCCTGGCCGAGCTGGTGGGCGACGCAGGCCCTGTGGTGGCGGATCAAGAGGCCCTGACGGCCGCCTTGCAGGCCTGGGTGGCCGACCCGGCAAGCTGCCGGGCCCGCGGCGCGGTGGCCCGGCAGTGGACCATGAGCCGGTTCTCGACCACCGTGGTCGCGGCCAAGACCATCGAATTCTGGACCGCCGCTGTCGAGCCAAGATCGTGACTGGGCCCTCAGCACTTTTCGGAGCATTATTGCGAGAGCTACTCGTCGTCATGGCACTGATCCTGGCACCCGCCGCCCTCGTCGCCCGGACCGATTCGGGTGGCTTACAGGAGGAGGCCACGGTGGTTGGGGTCCCCTGTCTCACGGCCAGGCTCAATACCGAACGGCCCGTGACGGTGACCGAGGGCACCAACCGGTTGGTCGCATCGTCGCGGGATGCCATCCTTCCGGCGGCCAAGCAAATCCTGGCTGGGGGCCACCGTCCGAATCGGCGGCGGTCGGAAATGTTGTGCACGCTGTCCTCAGGGTGGCAGTCCGGCACCAGGCGGCGGAGGTAGTCGAGTAGCTCGTGGTTCGGCCGTCCCGCCTGGGCCCGGGTCAGCACTTCTTCGACGACCGACGACAACCCGACCGGCAATTCAGCATGCTTGGCGCGAAGCACCTTGGGGTGGACGGTTGGCTCGGCGTGTCCTCTCCCAAAGAACAGCTCTTCGTAGAGCTTCTCGCCCGGCCTCACCCCGGTGAACTGGAGTTCGATGTCGCGGCCAACCTCGAGCCCTGACAGGCGAATTACGTGTTCGACCACGACGAGTTTCTGTCGCCCCACGGGATCCGGGCGCTGTCCCGCCGGCACCGCGACGCCCCCTACCTGCTCGACGTCAACGGGGAACGACATCGGGTCGACTCCGAACCCGGCGAGTCGACCACCGGGCTCTTCGGGGGCAATTCCAACTGGCGGGGGCCGATCTGGCTTCCGGTCAACTTCCTCCTGGTGGAAGCGCTCCAGAAGTATCACCACTACTACGGAGCCGATTTCACGGTGGAGTTCCCGACGGGGTCAGGACGGATGCTCACCCTCTCGGAGATCGCCGGCGAGCTGAGCCGGCGGCCCGCCATGGGCGCGCCGGAACGATTCGCCACCGATCCCCATTGGCGCGATCTCGTCCTCTTTCACGAATACTTCCACGGCGACACCGGCACCGGCCTCGGCGCCTCACACCAAACCGGCTGGACCGGACTCGTCACCAAATTGCTCCAGCAAAGCGGCGAGCCCCCCGCCTAACCCCGCCCCTCCTCCGGCCGAGCGCCGAGCGCCGAGTGCCGAGTGCCGAGCGCTTTCGCCCTCCACTCCGCCATCCGCACCATCAACACCACCGCCTCCTCCGTATCCTCCCGCCCTACCACCTCCCCCTGCCGATACACCTCCGCAATCCGCTTCCCATCCGTCGCCGGCACCACTACCCGGACTACCGGCGCCATGGTTTTGGCCCGCTCTGCCAACGCCTGGATCAGCTCCTCCAACCCACCTGGACGCACCGAACTGACAATCACCGCGCCAGGGTGCATCTCCCGAACCCGGGCCGCAAACGCCCCCGGGTCTGCCACCAAGTCGATCTTGTTGAAAACCATGATCACCGGCCGGTCTTCCAGTTCGAGCTCGCCGAGCACCGCCTCGACCACCTGAATCTGCTCCTCGTACTCCGGATGACTCGCGTCCACCACGTGGAGCAGCACATCCGCCTCCCGCGCCTCTTCAAGCGTGGCCCGGAAACTCGCCACCAGATGGTGGGGCAGCTTCCGGATGAAACCCACCGTATCGGTCACCCGAGCCCGAAGGCCGTCGCCTAACGAAAGCTCCCGGGTCAGCGTGTCCAACGTCGCGAACAACCGGTCCTCGACCACGATCTCCCGCTCGCCCGTCAGACCCCGAAGGATGCTCGACTTGCCGGCATTGGTATAGCCGACCAGCGACGCGCTCAGCATCGAGCTCCGGCCGGCCCGCACCGTTTCGCGGTGCCGCTCGACGTCCTTCAACTTGAGCCGGTGGTGCTGGATCTTTTCCCGGATCATCCGGCGGTCGGTCTCGATCTGGGTTTCGCCCGGGCCCCGAAGCCCAATGCCGCCCCGGATCCGCGACAAGTGGGTCCACATCCGGGCCAACCGCGGCAGCAGGTACTGCAGCTGCGCCAGTCCCACCTGCAACTTGGCCTCCGCACTCCGGGCCCGGGTCGAAAAAATGGCGAGAATGATCTCGGACCGGTCCATGACCCGGATCTTGAGCTCCTTCTCCAGGTTGGCCCCTTGCACCGGGCTCAACTGCTCGTCGAAAATGACCAGCGTCGCCTGCAGCGAGGCCACCAGGTCCTTGAGCTCCTCGACCTTCCCCTCGCCGATCAAGGTGGCGGAACTGGCCGCGGCAATTTGCTGGGTCAAGCGCCCAACCACCTGGGCCCCCGCCGTATCCGCCAACCGGGCCAACTCGGCCAAGTGCTCATCGAGCTGCTGCGCGTCGCGGGACCCTTTCCTCGGCGACCCCACCAAGATCGCCCGCTCAACCGGCGGCGCGACCTCTATCATGGCTCGTGAGATGGTGTACTCCCCTGCGTTGGAGGTCCGGCGGCCTTTTGCCGCCACCACGTGAGTCGCTCCGCCACCTTGGTTTCGAAGCCTAACCGCCCCGGCTCATAGAATGCCCGCCCGGCCAGCGCCTCCGGCAAGTAGCTCTGGGCGACGAAATGATCGGGAGCGTCATGGGCGTACTTGTATTCGGCCCCATACCCGAGGTCCTTCATCAACCGGGTCGGCGCGTTCCGAAGGTGCAGCGGCACCGGCGCCGCTGGCGTCTCCCGGGCCGCCTCGAACGCCGCCCGCATCGCCTTCATGGCGCTATTGGACTTCGGCGCCGTCGCGAGATAGATCGTCATCTCAGCCAGCGGGAGAAAGCCTTCCGGTGCGCCTAACTGGTCGAAGGCTTCCCGGGCCGCGACCGCGATCAGCAACGCATTGGGATCAGCCAGCCCCACGTCCTCGGCCGCCATCGCGATCGCCCGCCGGAACAAGATCCGGGGATCCTCCCCGCCCTCGATCATCCGGGCCGCCCAGTAGAGCGCCCCGTCCGGATCGCTGCCCCGGAGCGATTTGTGGTAAGCCGAGAGCAGATTGAAGTGCTCCTCGCCCGAGGCGTCGTACCGCGGCATCCGCCGGGCCAGCGCCGTCTCGAGCGAGGCCACGGTCAGATGCCCCTTGAGCCCCACGTACCGGACCGCGGATTCGAGGGTGCCTAACGCCCGTCGCGCGTCGCCGTCGGCCTGGGTGGCGATGACCTGGAGCGCTTCCGGATCGGCCTCGATCGACTGGGCGCCCAAGCCCCGGTCCCGGTCGGCCAGGGCCCGTTCCAAGAGCCCGGCCAAGTCCTCCACCGAGAGCGGCTCCAGCACGAACACCCGGCACCGGCTCAGCAACGCGCCGTTCAGACTGAAACTCGGATTTTCGGTCGTGGCCCCAATCAACGCCACCGTCCCCCGTTCCACATGGGGCAGGAAGGCGTCCTGCTGCGCCCGGTTGAATCGATGAATCTCGTCGCAAAAAAGCACCGTGCCGCGGCCCATCAGCAAGCGCGACTCGGCCTCCTTGATGATCTCCCGGACCCGGGGCACTCCTTCAGTGACGGCGCTGAACCCGACGAACTCCCGCCCGGTGTGCTGCGCAATCAACTGGGCCAGCGTCGTCTTCCCGACCCCGGGCGGGCCCCAGAAGATCGTACTGCCGAGGTCGCCCCGCCGGATCGATTCGCCTAACGCCTTGCCCGGCCCCAACAACTGCCGCTGGCCCAGGAACTCCTCCAGCACCCGGGGCCGCATCCGCTCGGCCAGCGGCCCCGTCTCGGTCGCAAACAAGCCCAAGGTCTCGCTCATGACCGCCGGACCCGGGCCAACAACGCCTCCCGCTCGTTCATTGCTGGGTCCTCCAGCACCACCGCCAACAACTCGCCCAGCACCCGGCCAATCTCCGGCCCCGACGCGATCCCGGCCCCTTTGAGGTCCGTGCCGGTCACGGCCAGTCCGGCCCGCGACGTGGCCTCACCCCGGGCCCGGATCCCGGCCACTTCGTCCCGCCACGGGGCCAGGACCCCGTGGCAGAGCTGGTGCGCTTCGATCAGGTCATCCGCCGCCGGCCCGACCGCGGCCAACCAACGGCGCGCCGCCACCGCCCCGCTCGCCTCCGGGGCCGCCGGCCCCCGGGCAATCCGCTCCGCCCGGTCGATCGCGGCCGTCGGCGCCTTGAGCCGGGCCAGGACCGGACCGCCGTCGTCCCAGGCCACTGCGGTCAGCAACACCGGATCCCGAGTCACCGGACGGGGATCGGCAAACGGGTAGACCTCCGGGAATCCCGGCAGCCAACGCGCCGCCGCCCCGACCTCGCGCCACCGTTCAAACAACGGCGGCAGCACCAGGGCCGACTCGAGACTCCGAAACCATTCGTCCCGGACCCGTTCAGCCGAGAGCCGCTCGAGCCCGGGGGCGGCCGCCTTGGC
The genomic region above belongs to Gemmatimonadota bacterium and contains:
- a CDS encoding twin-arginine translocation signal domain-containing protein, encoding MFDSQGSTHRRGFLGRLTATAAALGLGGLVPRSLSAEPTPGSTGADPAYEAWLSKVTGKHKMVFDAPEPNGGMPVIWPRVWLDTTNGHYGTTDPQNTAVVILRHGAVGFALNDSMWAKYKLGEAFKITDGAAPATRNTWLKPLPIPIPGTGVETLLAKGVLFGACNVALTFNSGAVAQAMKLDAAAVKADWIANLIPGVQVVPSGVLAVSGTQQKGCAYCFAG
- a CDS encoding CCA tRNA nucleotidyltransferase: MTRLDRLDIPTEVVEIAATLEAAGYETWCVGGAIRDALLGGSRDDVDLATAATPDEVQRLFRRTVPVGLKFGTVGVFDRRNHLHEVTTFRRDVTTDGRHAVVEYGVSLEADLARRDLTINAIAYHPIKHLWRDPFGGVRDLDLRVVRAVGNPSERFEEDYLRILRAIRFAGRLGFEIDPATWAAAKAAAPGLERLSAERVRDEWFRSLESALVLPPLFERWREVGAAARWLPGFPEVYPFADPRPVTRDPVLLTAVAWDDGGPVLARLKAPTAAIDRAERIARGPAAPEASGAVAARRWLAAVGPAADDLIEAHQLCHGVLAPWRDEVAGIRARGEATSRAGLAVTGTDLKGAGIASGPEIGRVLGELLAVVLEDPAMNEREALLARVRRS
- the hflX gene encoding GTPase HflX: MIEVAPPVERAILVGSPRKGSRDAQQLDEHLAELARLADTAGAQVVGRLTQQIAAASSATLIGEGKVEELKDLVASLQATLVIFDEQLSPVQGANLEKELKIRVMDRSEIILAIFSTRARSAEAKLQVGLAQLQYLLPRLARMWTHLSRIRGGIGLRGPGETQIETDRRMIREKIQHHRLKLKDVERHRETVRAGRSSMLSASLVGYTNAGKSSILRGLTGEREIVVEDRLFATLDTLTRELSLGDGLRARVTDTVGFIRKLPHHLVASFRATLEEAREADVLLHVVDASHPEYEEQIQVVEAVLGELELEDRPVIMVFNKIDLVADPGAFAARVREMHPGAVIVSSVRPGGLEELIQALAERAKTMAPVVRVVVPATDGKRIAEVYRQGEVVGREDTEEAVVLMVRMAEWRAKALGTRHSALGARPEEGRG
- a CDS encoding asparaginase, with protein sequence MHPFRIEVTRGPLVESVHRVTAVVADSDGRLLAATGDPDLVTFWRSAAKPFQVLPLILDGAQERFGLTDEELAIACASHSSEPVHLEAVDRFMAKTGIDESLLACGPHPPLSPEVARDVIRSGTRMTARWSNCSGKHTGLLALAKHHGWDLAGYERQGHPVQDRIQDEIEQWTGIPRNELVLAVDGCATVCFGLPLRRMAQAYARFGVSARPEVRALWQAVTKHPHLIAGTKRLCTDLMTVFPGEIFAKIGAEGVYCAAIPARGVGIAIKVEDGDMSSVGMALLAVLHQVFERGPAGDAVDRLDSLTEHREAAVRTTRGALVGQIRAAGHLDFFAPDR
- a CDS encoding glycosyltransferase, producing MRVFVLSDQSDDAGRRERLRAIVAQGSDVVLATPGGTAGTDGAIRLAPVAVRGDPSDPAGQNWHAATIRRLLADVRPDLVHIEAEPESDLAGTASSLATKLGIPYVLFSWQSVPKSLGFLTRRRAVRVLQGAAGVIGGNRLAMNLLRALAPQAVATSLLPAGVTVGNPVERPVRDELVVGFAGRLVPERGLAFLIEALRHTFGKWRLVVAGTGPEQEAIEASAQRLGLASRLSWLGGLREESLATLWSEIDCLAVLSRDTPTWVDHHSPILLEAMGRGITPIVTSTGALAELVGDAGPVVADQEALTAALQAWVADPASCRARGAVARQWTMSRFSTTVVAAKTIEFWTAAVEPRS
- a CDS encoding replication-associated recombination protein A, with product MSETLGLFATETGPLAERMRPRVLEEFLGQRQLLGPGKALGESIRRGDLGSTIFWGPPGVGKTTLAQLIAQHTGREFVGFSAVTEGVPRVREIIKEAESRLLMGRGTVLFCDEIHRFNRAQQDAFLPHVERGTVALIGATTENPSFSLNGALLSRCRVFVLEPLSVEDLAGLLERALADRDRGLGAQSIEADPEALQVIATQADGDARRALGTLESAVRYVGLKGHLTVASLETALARRMPRYDASGEEHFNLLSAYHKSLRGSDPDGALYWAARMIEGGEDPRILFRRAIAMAAEDVGLADPNALLIAVAAREAFDQLGAPEGFLPLAEMTIYLATAPKSNSAMKAMRAAFEAARETPAAPVPLHLRNAPTRLMKDLGYGAEYKYAHDAPDHFVAQSYLPEALAGRAFYEPGRLGFETKVAERLTWWRQKAAGPPTQGSTPSHEP
- the rfaE1 gene encoding D-glycero-beta-D-manno-heptose-7-phosphate kinase; this encodes MTAQPLAPLTRDRITTLLDRMRGRRVVVVGDIMLDRYLIGDTDRLSPEAPVPVVTVRSSRSALGGAANVAANVAAVGGTALLAGAIGDDEHGTLIRTELAAKHLDDRYLVTVADRPTTTKTRVMARGQQVVRIDEERDTPLASNDLARLWAVIDATMASADALVLEDYNKGALVPALIRDAIAAARRRGMPVVVDPKFRHFFEYGGATVFKPNRRELEAALGAGADFTLDPHSLVSARERLGVDNLLVTLGSEGMALVTLDGTRSQVPSRAREVFDVSGAGDTVTAWVATALAAGASVPEAAYLGNYAAGLEVAKAGVATVSPAEVLAMFDEEHDAIGRWRRGGAI